The following are encoded in a window of Helicobacter ganmani genomic DNA:
- the mqnF gene encoding aminofutalosine deaminase family hydrolase, which translates to MQIIGADFVVLCDAEFRVLKRGGVCFESDEIIAIDSYTSLCQQYPDIPSQYYESCAITPALANLHLHLEFSQNEGILHFGDFGKWLDSVIVNRETLMQEKLMGVNLKTAMQQGITECLRSGVGFVGAVSSYGYDLEVLADSPLRVLYFNEVIGSKIEVLDILFQNFLARLQDSKSVQNERFIPAVAIHSPYSVHSKLLEKTLQVAQKENLPLSVHFLESQAEKEWLETSSGYFQKFYQKFFGSNPKSFYDVQGFLEFFKDTKNIYFVHCLEADSQILREITTMKGKIITCPKSNRLLNSKLLNLNALQECGIPFCLGTDGKSSNNSLSLLDELKIALFAYSDMPLEYLARELLLSVTRNAFLNTDWKLGELKVGNFADFAVFKIPKTEEFLAQNLILYVREAFALYIKGMEVLENLQERE; encoded by the coding sequence ATGCAAATTATTGGCGCGGATTTTGTAGTGCTTTGTGATGCAGAATTTCGCGTCCTCAAAAGAGGTGGGGTTTGCTTTGAATCCGATGAAATTATCGCCATAGATTCCTATACTTCCTTATGCCAACAATACCCCGATATTCCAAGTCAATATTATGAATCCTGCGCTATCACGCCAGCATTAGCAAATTTACATTTACATTTGGAGTTTAGTCAAAATGAAGGAATCTTGCATTTTGGGGATTTTGGAAAATGGCTAGATAGCGTGATTGTGAATCGTGAAACTTTAATGCAAGAAAAATTAATGGGTGTTAATTTAAAAACTGCAATGCAACAAGGAATTACAGAATGCTTGCGAAGTGGTGTGGGGTTTGTAGGGGCAGTTTCAAGTTATGGATATGATTTGGAAGTTTTGGCAGATTCTCCTTTGCGTGTGCTTTATTTTAATGAAGTTATTGGTTCAAAAATAGAAGTTTTGGACATTTTGTTTCAGAATTTTCTTGCGCGTTTGCAGGATTCTAAATCTGTGCAAAATGAGCGTTTTATCCCAGCGGTTGCAATTCATTCTCCCTATTCTGTCCATTCAAAACTGCTTGAAAAAACACTTCAGGTTGCACAAAAGGAAAATTTGCCTCTAAGCGTGCATTTTTTGGAATCTCAAGCGGAGAAAGAATGGCTAGAAACTAGTAGCGGGTATTTCCAAAAGTTTTATCAAAAATTTTTTGGGAGCAATCCTAAATCTTTTTATGATGTGCAAGGTTTTTTGGAGTTTTTTAAGGATACAAAAAATATTTATTTTGTGCATTGTTTGGAAGCGGATTCTCAAATCTTAAGGGAAATTACCACAATGAAAGGCAAAATCATTACTTGCCCTAAATCTAATCGCTTGTTAAACTCCAAGCTCTTGAATCTTAACGCATTGCAAGAATGTGGGATTCCGTTTTGTTTGGGGACAGATGGCAAAAGCTCCAATAATTCTCTTTCTTTGTTAGATGAGTTAAAAATCGCCTTGTTTGCATATAGTGATATGCCTTTAGAGTATCTTGCGAGGGAATTATTGCTTAGTGTAACACGCAACGCATTTTTGAATACCGATTGGAAGCTTGGAGAATTAAAAGTCGGAAATTTTGCTGATTTTGCTGTGTTTAAAATCCCCAAAACAGAGGAATTTTTAGCGCAAAATTTAATTTTATATGTTAGAGAGGCATTTGCGCTTTATATCAAGGGAATGGAAGTTTTGGAAAATTTACAGGAGAGGGAATAA
- a CDS encoding phosphomannomutase/phosphoglucomutase, giving the protein MQKLTIFREYDIRGIYNEDLTRENVTRIGYLLGLELQKRGGRNLGVGYDARVHSEIIFDWFCQGVFASGACAYNLGRIPTPVGYFALYSEFEVQSQTLQLEGSVMITGSHNPPKYNGFKITLCKEPFFGDAIYALEKDFYTLEFEEVAKKIPKNTIPQKLNVLDLYVDYLANEFAHLKGFDLPISMDCGNGIAGVGIARILERLDIRFKGLFLEPDGNFPHHHPDPSEEKNLQDLKTEVAARGGIGFAFDGDGDRLAVIKHTREGGKVYKGDELAIIFAQTIPHPIIIGEVKCSLNMYESIDRIGQSIMYKTGHSNLKVKLKESGAHMAFEVSGHIFFNDRYFGYDDATYAALRVIELLKTKGLEFDKVLESLPKLYSTDEIKIQTSEEEKFAQVERLKEILNDVSKLPANFPKIVKIISIDGVRVIFEEGWGLVRASNTTPVLVTRFEAKSKEAVAMYQRALLALLDNFKKEEQ; this is encoded by the coding sequence ATGCAAAAATTAACGATTTTTAGAGAATACGATATTCGCGGAATCTACAATGAAGATTTAACACGAGAAAATGTTACGCGCATTGGTTATCTTTTGGGGCTAGAATTGCAAAAAAGGGGAGGCAGAAATTTGGGTGTGGGTTATGATGCGCGTGTGCATTCAGAAATCATCTTTGATTGGTTTTGTCAGGGTGTTTTTGCAAGCGGAGCTTGTGCGTATAATCTAGGGAGGATTCCAACTCCTGTGGGATATTTTGCCTTGTATAGTGAGTTTGAAGTACAATCGCAGACTTTGCAACTTGAAGGAAGTGTGATGATTACAGGTTCGCATAATCCTCCTAAATACAATGGGTTTAAAATTACTCTTTGCAAAGAACCATTTTTTGGTGATGCAATTTATGCGTTAGAAAAAGACTTTTACACACTTGAGTTTGAGGAGGTTGCCAAAAAGATTCCAAAAAATACAATTCCTCAAAAGCTGAATGTCTTAGATTTGTATGTGGATTATTTGGCAAATGAATTTGCGCATTTAAAAGGGTTTGATTTACCTATTTCTATGGATTGTGGGAATGGAATCGCAGGGGTTGGAATCGCACGCATTTTGGAACGTTTGGATATTCGCTTTAAAGGATTATTTTTGGAGCCTGATGGGAACTTTCCTCACCACCACCCAGACCCTAGTGAAGAAAAGAACTTGCAAGACCTTAAAACAGAAGTGGCAGCAAGAGGTGGAATCGGGTTTGCCTTTGATGGCGATGGGGATAGATTGGCGGTGATTAAACATACACGAGAGGGAGGAAAAGTCTATAAAGGTGATGAGCTTGCGATTATTTTTGCACAAACGATTCCACACCCTATTATAATTGGTGAAGTGAAATGCTCATTAAATATGTATGAAAGTATTGATAGAATCGGACAGAGTATAATGTATAAAACAGGGCATAGCAATTTGAAAGTTAAATTAAAAGAGAGTGGTGCGCATATGGCATTTGAAGTCAGTGGGCATATTTTCTTTAACGATAGATATTTTGGGTATGATGACGCAACTTATGCAGCTTTACGTGTTATAGAATTGCTGAAAACAAAGGGCTTAGAGTTTGATAAAGTCCTAGAATCTTTGCCTAAACTCTATTCTACTGATGAAATCAAAATTCAAACGAGTGAAGAAGAAAAATTTGCGCAAGTAGAACGATTAAAAGAGATTTTAAACGATGTTTCCAAACTCCCTGCAAATTTCCCTAAAATCGTTAAGATTATTTCAATTGATGGAGTGCGTGTGATTTTTGAAGAAGGTTGGGGGCTTGTGCGGGCAAGCAATACCACACCTGTGCTTGTAACGCGTTTTGAAGCCAAGAGCAAGGAAGCAGTTGCAATGTATCAAAGAGCACTTTTAGCACTACTAGACAATTTCAAAAAAGAGGAGCAATAA
- the tmk gene encoding dTMP kinase gives MYCAIEGIDTSGKSTQIAALKEIFKEALFTFEPGATEIGREIRSTLLEHDLHCTSKTEMLLFLADRAEHSERILKPNADKLIISDRSLISGIAYAKDFDFEILRTLNFFATGGIVPNKVVLLELTQEVLEERLSAKSWDKIEKRGISYLLELQEALKEVILKLEIESLLLQADLSRAEITAKIVDFIKS, from the coding sequence ATGTATTGTGCGATAGAGGGAATTGACACGAGTGGAAAAAGCACACAAATTGCAGCTCTAAAAGAGATTTTTAAAGAAGCCCTTTTCACTTTTGAGCCCGGCGCGACAGAGATTGGCAGAGAGATTCGTTCTACTTTACTTGAACACGATTTGCATTGCACATCAAAGACAGAAATGCTGTTGTTTTTGGCTGATAGAGCAGAGCATAGTGAGAGAATCTTAAAACCAAATGCAGATAAACTCATCATTAGTGATAGAAGTTTGATTTCTGGAATTGCTTATGCGAAAGACTTTGATTTTGAGATTCTGCGCACTTTGAATTTTTTTGCCACAGGCGGAATTGTGCCTAATAAAGTTGTGTTATTGGAATTGACGCAAGAGGTTTTAGAGGAGAGATTGAGCGCAAAAAGTTGGGATAAGATAGAAAAGCGTGGAATCTCTTATTTGCTTGAACTTCAAGAAGCCTTGAAAGAGGTAATTTTGAAGCTTGAAATAGAATCGCTTTTGTTGCAAGCGGATTTATCACGGGCAGAAATTACTGCAAAAATTGTGGATTTTATAAAGAGCTAA
- the coaD gene encoding pantetheine-phosphate adenylyltransferase: MSKIAVYPGTFDPITKGHLDVIERACKLFDGLIIAVAKSDSKHPLFSLKERVKMVNLAIKDSKNISCNVCVQPFRNLIADFAKENNANILVRGLRAVSDFEYELQMGYANASLNRELETIYLMPSLQNAFISSTVVRSILLHGGEIAHLVPNSVKVHIASLPHFVDWNAESKTKDSLLKD, translated from the coding sequence ATGTCAAAAATCGCAGTGTATCCTGGCACTTTTGACCCGATTACAAAAGGGCATTTAGATGTGATTGAGCGCGCGTGCAAGCTCTTTGATGGGTTGATTATTGCTGTTGCAAAATCAGATAGCAAACACCCTTTATTTTCTCTTAAAGAACGCGTCAAAATGGTGAATTTGGCGATTAAGGATTCCAAAAATATTTCTTGCAATGTGTGTGTGCAACCTTTTAGGAATCTCATCGCGGATTTTGCAAAAGAAAATAATGCAAATATCCTTGTGCGTGGGCTTAGGGCGGTAAGTGATTTTGAATATGAATTGCAAATGGGATATGCCAATGCGTCTTTGAATCGTGAATTGGAAACAATTTACCTTATGCCCTCGCTCCAAAATGCCTTTATTAGCTCCACGGTGGTGCGTTCTATTCTTTTACACGGAGGGGAAATTGCGCATCTTGTGCCAAATTCTGTTAAGGTGCATATTGCAAGTTTGCCTCATTTTGTGGATTGGAATGCGGAATCTAAAACGAAAGATTCCCTCTTAAAGGATTAA
- the pyrC gene encoding dihydroorotase — protein MEQIVLQSPFDMHLHLRDGEILESVAKFTAQSFSGALVMPNLNPPILNVEDALAYQKRILKACGDENFNPMMSLYLTEKLDKKELQKAKEKDILFIKLYPKGATTGSENGVSEILNTKILEILEIAQELGLILSIHGESNGFVLEREAEFHAVFAELAETFPRLKIIFEHLSDRRSIAVVEKYDNLYATLTLHHISLSLEDVIGGALNPHCFCKPILKTPKDKDALLQIALSAHKKFSFGSDSAPHLQSNKENAKGAAGIFTAPILLPALATLFETHKSLENLENFISGNAQKIYGIRATDKQVKLIKKPMTIPQVIEGIVPLYAGKTLAWSFG, from the coding sequence ATGGAGCAAATCGTCTTGCAATCTCCCTTTGATATGCACTTGCATTTAAGGGACGGAGAGATTCTTGAAAGTGTCGCGAAATTTACTGCACAAAGCTTCAGTGGTGCGCTTGTAATGCCAAATCTCAATCCACCGATTCTAAATGTAGAGGACGCGCTTGCCTATCAAAAGAGAATTTTAAAGGCTTGCGGAGATGAAAATTTCAATCCAATGATGTCTTTATATCTCACAGAAAAATTAGACAAAAAAGAGCTTCAAAAGGCAAAAGAAAAGGATATTCTCTTTATTAAACTCTATCCAAAAGGGGCGACAACAGGAAGCGAGAATGGTGTAAGCGAAATTCTTAATACGAAAATTTTAGAGATTTTAGAGATTGCGCAAGAGCTTGGGCTAATTTTGAGTATTCACGGAGAGAGTAATGGCTTTGTTTTAGAGCGAGAAGCGGAATTCCACGCGGTGTTTGCAGAACTTGCGGAGACTTTTCCGCGCCTAAAAATTATTTTTGAGCACTTGAGTGATAGACGTTCTATTGCTGTGGTAGAAAAATATGACAATCTCTATGCTACACTGACTTTACACCATATTAGTTTGAGCTTAGAAGATGTTATTGGAGGAGCATTGAATCCTCATTGTTTTTGTAAGCCTATTTTAAAGACACCAAAGGACAAAGATGCTTTGTTGCAGATTGCCTTAAGTGCGCATAAGAAGTTTTCTTTTGGTAGCGATTCTGCTCCCCATTTGCAAAGTAACAAAGAAAATGCCAAAGGTGCGGCAGGAATCTTTACTGCACCAATTTTGCTCCCGGCACTCGCGACGCTTTTTGAGACACATAAAAGTCTAGAAAATTTAGAAAACTTCATAAGCGGTAATGCACAAAAAATTTATGGAATCCGCGCAACTGACAAGCAAGTAAAGTTGATTAAAAAACCAATGACAATTCCGCAAGTCATAGAGGGAATCGTCCCGCTTTATGCGGGAAAAACCCTTGCGTGGAGCTTTGGCTAA